One genomic region from Skermania piniformis encodes:
- a CDS encoding methylmalonyl-CoA mutase family protein, with protein MSSEATTAGYAQWRQAVAGVLAKARRVDPAELPEHPEELLAAATYDGVPVAPLYTRADERAEQPLPGTFPFVRGGDGARDPLRGWRVSARFAGADPTALNTEILTALNNGVSAIWLATAPDAISTALDGVLFDLVPVTLAAGPDTATAAALLDVAPDRADVQLCLGTAPLTSTFAGVPDVDLRAAVELATRATRRTARVRTIVVDGTAFHDAGAADSEELGAAAAAGLEYLRALTGAGMTIGQALGQLEFRFAATDDQFRTIAKFRAGRQIWARISQVCGASDAGNAPQHAVSSAAMLTTRDPWVNLLRGALAAFGAGIGGADTVTVLPFDAALAPGALDVTPEFAARMARNTQLLLLEESHLGRVADPAAGSWFVEDLTATLAAQAWAFLQRIEAAGGYQAALGSGVIGDVIGATAATRADDIAHRRTAVTGVNEFPNLAEPAQPADAEIPLAGVARYGAAFEALRDRSDKYLATHGARPQAVLIPLGPVAEHTARVTFATNLLASGGIETVDPGPLTIDDIASAATESGAAVAVVCGSDRRYGAEAAPATAALRAAGVGTVLLAGPEKAFGTAEPRPDGFLTLRIDAVSTLAELLTKAGA; from the coding sequence ATGTCGAGCGAGGCGACCACAGCCGGGTATGCGCAATGGCGGCAGGCCGTGGCCGGAGTGCTGGCGAAGGCGCGGCGGGTCGATCCTGCCGAGTTGCCGGAGCACCCGGAAGAGTTGCTCGCCGCCGCTACCTACGACGGTGTACCGGTGGCTCCGCTGTACACCCGCGCCGACGAGCGCGCCGAGCAACCGCTCCCGGGGACGTTCCCGTTCGTCCGGGGTGGCGATGGAGCTCGGGACCCGCTGCGCGGCTGGCGGGTGAGCGCCCGATTCGCCGGCGCCGATCCGACCGCCTTGAACACCGAGATCCTGACCGCGTTGAACAACGGGGTCAGCGCGATCTGGTTGGCGACCGCGCCGGACGCGATCTCGACCGCGCTGGACGGGGTGTTGTTCGACCTGGTGCCGGTGACCCTGGCGGCCGGCCCGGATACTGCCACGGCAGCGGCGCTGCTCGACGTTGCACCGGACCGGGCCGACGTGCAGCTCTGCCTCGGAACCGCCCCGCTGACCAGCACCTTTGCCGGAGTTCCGGACGTCGACCTGCGCGCGGCGGTCGAGCTGGCCACCCGCGCCACCCGCCGAACCGCGCGCGTCCGGACGATCGTCGTCGACGGCACCGCGTTCCACGACGCAGGTGCCGCCGACTCGGAGGAACTCGGTGCGGCCGCAGCAGCCGGGCTGGAGTACCTGCGCGCGCTCACCGGTGCCGGCATGACGATCGGCCAGGCTCTCGGCCAGCTGGAGTTCCGCTTCGCCGCCACCGACGACCAGTTTCGGACCATCGCCAAGTTTCGTGCCGGGCGACAGATCTGGGCCCGGATATCGCAGGTGTGCGGCGCGTCGGATGCCGGTAATGCACCGCAACACGCCGTGTCGTCGGCGGCGATGCTGACCACCCGGGACCCGTGGGTCAATCTGCTCCGGGGAGCCCTGGCCGCCTTCGGCGCCGGAATCGGCGGCGCGGATACCGTCACCGTCCTCCCGTTCGATGCCGCGCTCGCGCCGGGCGCCTTGGACGTCACCCCGGAGTTCGCGGCCCGGATGGCGCGCAACACCCAGCTGCTGTTGCTGGAGGAGTCGCACCTGGGCCGGGTCGCCGACCCGGCCGCCGGATCCTGGTTCGTCGAAGACCTGACCGCAACGCTGGCCGCGCAGGCCTGGGCATTCCTGCAGCGGATCGAGGCGGCCGGGGGTTACCAGGCAGCGCTCGGGTCCGGCGTGATCGGCGACGTGATCGGCGCGACCGCAGCTACCCGGGCCGACGACATAGCGCACCGCCGGACCGCCGTTACCGGGGTGAACGAGTTCCCGAACCTCGCCGAGCCGGCGCAACCCGCCGACGCCGAGATTCCGCTGGCCGGAGTTGCCCGCTACGGCGCCGCTTTCGAGGCGCTGCGCGACCGATCCGACAAGTACCTGGCAACGCACGGCGCTCGGCCACAAGCGGTCCTGATCCCGCTCGGTCCGGTGGCCGAGCACACGGCCCGGGTGACGTTCGCCACCAACCTGCTGGCCTCCGGCGGGATCGAGACGGTCGATCCCGGTCCGCTGACGATCGACGATATCGCTTCGGCAGCAACGGAATCGGGCGCAGCGGTGGCGGTTGTCTGTGGGTCGGACCGGCGCTACGGCGCGGAAGCGGCCCCGGCCACGGCCGCATTGCGCGCGGCCGGGGTGGGCACGGTGCTGCTGGCCGGCCCGGAAAAAGCGTTCGGTACGGCCGAGCCACGTCCGGACGGTTTTCTCACATTGCGGATCGACGCGGTGTCGACCTTGGCCGAGTTGCTGACGAAGGCAGGTGCGTGA
- a CDS encoding TVP38/TMEM64 family protein, with protein MRPLRDTRLLAAVVVGAVLVLLATLTPLPGPGQVRDWALTAGPWFPVWFFLAYALIIVAPIPRTLFTLTAGLLFGPITGVSVAVAASATGAAIAFVGVRRFGRAAVGHRLTHPLATAVDRRLAQRGWLAVGSLRLIGAVPFSIVNYCSAVSSIRFLPFFAATVVGLIPGTVGVVVLGDALTGEVEPGLLALSFSCAAIGLLGLVLDARLGVDPMSDRPAIPAPETPATLR; from the coding sequence ATGCGTCCACTCCGCGATACCCGGTTGCTCGCGGCGGTAGTAGTCGGCGCGGTCCTTGTCCTGCTGGCCACGCTGACCCCGCTGCCCGGCCCGGGCCAGGTCCGGGACTGGGCACTGACGGCCGGACCGTGGTTTCCGGTCTGGTTCTTCCTGGCCTATGCACTGATCATCGTGGCGCCGATCCCGCGAACCCTGTTCACCCTTACCGCCGGTTTGCTGTTCGGTCCGATCACCGGCGTGTCGGTGGCGGTAGCCGCTTCGGCTACCGGTGCGGCGATCGCATTCGTCGGCGTCCGCCGGTTCGGCCGGGCGGCTGTCGGCCATCGGCTGACCCATCCCCTGGCCACGGCCGTCGACCGACGGCTGGCTCAGCGGGGCTGGCTGGCGGTCGGCTCGCTGCGGCTGATCGGTGCGGTGCCGTTCTCGATCGTGAATTACTGCAGTGCGGTCTCCTCGATCCGATTCCTGCCCTTCTTCGCCGCGACCGTGGTCGGGCTGATCCCGGGAACCGTCGGCGTGGTGGTGCTGGGCGATGCGCTCACCGGTGAGGTCGAGCCGGGTCTCCTCGCCCTTTCGTTCAGCTGCGCGGCGATCGGGCTGCTCGGTCTGGTTCTGGACGCCCGACTCGGCGTCGATCCGATGTCCGACCGACCGGCGATTCCGGCTCCGGAAACCCCCGCCACACTACGGTGA
- a CDS encoding fluoride efflux transporter FluC, with product MTIYRQPRLLALVFVGGTVGTAAREGLSLAFPTGRGVPYPILAINVVGAFALGFLLDAITRRGPDLGRRRAARLLLGAGVLGGFTTYSALAVATAELIDDGAVASGIGYAAATLLGGAVATWLGIAAGSATHRPGRERR from the coding sequence GTGACGATATATCGGCAACCGCGGCTGCTCGCGTTGGTTTTCGTCGGCGGCACGGTCGGGACCGCGGCCCGGGAGGGGTTGAGCCTGGCATTCCCCACCGGCCGCGGCGTCCCGTATCCGATCCTGGCGATCAACGTCGTCGGGGCGTTCGCCCTGGGCTTCCTCCTCGATGCGATAACCCGTCGCGGCCCCGATCTCGGCCGCCGCCGTGCGGCACGGCTGTTGCTCGGCGCCGGGGTACTCGGCGGGTTCACCACTTACAGCGCGCTGGCCGTCGCCACCGCCGAACTGATCGACGACGGTGCCGTGGCATCGGGCATCGGCTACGCGGCGGCGACGCTGCTCGGCGGCGCGGTCGCCACGTGGCTCGGGATCGCGGCCGGCAGCGCGACCCATCGGCCCGGCCGGGAACGCCGATGA
- a CDS encoding fluoride efflux transporter FluC → MTPALFGALALAGGLGATARVALDGLVRAHTDHAIVWATALINLSGSLLLGLISGLVIAHTLPDAWQVVVGTGFLGGYTTFSTASYETVRLVQQGRRSSAVGYGVGTLIAATALAGAGLRLGALI, encoded by the coding sequence ATGACACCGGCTCTGTTCGGCGCACTCGCGCTGGCCGGCGGTCTCGGCGCCACGGCTCGCGTGGCGCTGGACGGACTGGTCCGAGCCCACACCGACCACGCCATCGTCTGGGCCACCGCCCTGATCAACCTCAGCGGCTCGCTGCTGCTCGGGCTGATCTCCGGCCTGGTGATCGCACACACACTGCCGGACGCCTGGCAGGTGGTGGTCGGCACCGGCTTTCTCGGCGGCTACACCACCTTCTCCACCGCCAGTTACGAAACCGTCCGGTTGGTCCAGCAGGGCCGGCGGTCCAGCGCGGTCGGCTACGGCGTCGGCACGCTGATCGCCGCCACCGCCCTGGCCGGTGCGGGTCTCCGGCTCGGCGCGCTGATCTGA
- a CDS encoding SDR family oxidoreductase, producing the protein MLMDRFGLPGRVAVVTGAGRGLGAAIARGLADAGAEVLIAARTESDLAVTAEAVRQAGSAAEIVVADLSDPENAAALADRAVERFGRLDIVVNNVGGTAPKPFLDTTADDLANAFVFNVGTGHALLRAAVPHLLRSDGASVINISSAMGRFPGRAFLGYATAKAALSHYTRTAAADLAPKIRVNAIAPGAILTSALDVVAGNEALRTAMEQATPLRRLGDPDDVAAAAVFLASPASGYLTGKVLEVDGGLTAPNLTIPLPDL; encoded by the coding sequence ATGCTGATGGATCGGTTCGGACTGCCCGGACGAGTCGCGGTCGTCACCGGCGCGGGACGCGGGCTCGGCGCGGCCATCGCCCGTGGTCTTGCCGACGCCGGCGCGGAGGTGTTGATCGCGGCGCGGACCGAGTCCGATCTCGCGGTGACGGCCGAGGCGGTGCGGCAGGCGGGTTCCGCAGCCGAGATCGTGGTCGCGGACTTGTCCGACCCGGAGAACGCCGCGGCATTGGCCGACCGCGCCGTCGAGCGGTTCGGCCGACTCGACATCGTGGTGAACAACGTGGGCGGCACCGCGCCGAAACCCTTTCTGGACACCACCGCCGACGACCTGGCTAACGCGTTCGTGTTCAACGTGGGGACCGGGCACGCGCTGCTCCGCGCCGCCGTACCGCACCTGCTGAGGTCCGACGGCGCGTCGGTGATCAACATCAGCTCGGCGATGGGGCGGTTTCCCGGTCGCGCGTTCCTCGGCTACGCCACCGCGAAAGCGGCACTATCGCACTACACGCGCACTGCTGCGGCGGACCTGGCACCGAAGATCCGGGTGAACGCGATCGCCCCCGGCGCGATCCTGACCTCGGCGCTGGACGTGGTCGCCGGCAACGAGGCGTTGCGGACCGCAATGGAACAGGCCACACCCCTGCGCCGGCTCGGCGACCCGGACGACGTTGCCGCAGCCGCGGTTTTTCTCGCGTCTCCGGCATCCGGCTACCTGACCGGCAAGGTGCTCGAGGTGGACGGGGGGCTGACCGCGCCCAACCTCACCATTCCGCTGCCCGATTTGTGA
- a CDS encoding amidohydrolase family protein, giving the protein MTETTSVVEFWQALNLPGLIDVHTHFMPRSVMDKVWAYFDAAGPMLGRPWPISYRGDEDARVALLTAFGVRAFTSMLYPHKPHMAAWLNGWAGDFAARVPACLHTATFYPEPGAADYVAEAVAAGARVFKAHIQVGDYDPCDPLLDPVWGCLADAGVPIVIHCGSGPAPGRFTGPEPIAQVLARHPNLALIVAHMGLPEYREFLDLAQRYPRVMLDTTMAFTDFSEAQTPFPPEERRRLLDLRGKILWGSDFPNIPYTYRSALAALERLDLGDDWLRGVCYDNAARLFGLELTQ; this is encoded by the coding sequence GTGACCGAGACGACCTCGGTGGTCGAGTTCTGGCAGGCGCTGAACCTTCCCGGGCTGATCGACGTGCACACCCACTTCATGCCGCGATCGGTGATGGACAAGGTGTGGGCCTACTTCGACGCGGCCGGCCCGATGCTCGGCCGACCGTGGCCGATCTCCTACCGCGGCGACGAGGACGCCCGGGTGGCGCTGCTGACCGCGTTCGGGGTCCGCGCGTTCACCTCGATGCTGTACCCGCACAAACCGCACATGGCCGCTTGGCTCAACGGCTGGGCCGGTGACTTCGCCGCGCGGGTGCCCGCCTGTCTGCATACGGCCACCTTCTACCCGGAACCGGGTGCGGCCGACTACGTGGCCGAAGCGGTCGCCGCCGGCGCCCGAGTATTCAAGGCGCACATCCAGGTCGGCGACTACGACCCATGCGATCCGCTGCTCGACCCGGTCTGGGGGTGCCTGGCCGACGCCGGTGTGCCGATCGTGATCCACTGCGGCTCCGGACCCGCGCCCGGACGGTTCACCGGGCCCGAGCCGATCGCGCAGGTGCTCGCCCGGCACCCGAATCTGGCATTGATCGTGGCGCACATGGGGTTACCGGAGTACCGCGAGTTCCTCGACCTGGCGCAGCGGTACCCGCGGGTCATGCTGGACACCACGATGGCGTTCACCGACTTCAGCGAGGCGCAGACACCGTTCCCGCCGGAGGAACGCCGTCGGCTACTCGATCTGCGTGGAAAGATCCTGTGGGGCAGCGACTTCCCGAACATTCCCTATACCTATCGGTCCGCACTGGCCGCACTGGAACGCCTGGACCTCGGCGACGACTGGCTGCGCGGGGTCTGTTACGACAACGCTGCGCGACTGTTCGGACTCGAGCTCACCCAGTGA
- a CDS encoding MmcQ/YjbR family DNA-binding protein codes for MSHPARFDPDDPLLARLRAVCLRFPGAGEKISHGRPNFFTRKIFAGYGAVEKGAHSSDRWARSVVILPDSAEREALLADPRFFRPGYLGAYGWIGLDLQSAEPDWDEITELVDASYRNTASRTLIAELDRSSSPQI; via the coding sequence GTGAGCCATCCGGCGCGATTCGACCCGGACGACCCGCTGCTCGCTCGACTGCGGGCGGTGTGCCTGCGTTTCCCCGGAGCGGGTGAGAAGATCTCGCACGGCCGGCCGAACTTCTTCACCCGCAAGATCTTTGCCGGGTACGGCGCGGTCGAGAAAGGGGCGCACTCGTCGGATCGGTGGGCCCGGTCGGTGGTGATCCTGCCCGACTCGGCCGAACGCGAAGCGCTGCTGGCGGATCCGCGATTCTTCCGTCCGGGCTACCTCGGCGCCTACGGCTGGATCGGGCTCGATCTGCAGTCGGCCGAGCCGGACTGGGACGAGATCACCGAGCTGGTCGATGCCTCGTATCGCAACACCGCGTCCCGCACCTTGATCGCCGAACTGGACCGATCATCGTCGCCACAGATATAG
- a CDS encoding SPFH domain-containing protein has translation MAVSALVLLLALVLLVAVVVFKSVALVPQAEAAVIERLGRYSRTVSGQLTFLVPFVDRIRAKVDLRERVVSFPPQPVITQDNLTLHIDTVVYFQVTSPQSAVYEISNYIAAVEQLTVTTLRNVVGGMTLEETLTSRDQINGQLRGVLDEATGRWGLRVARVELKSIDPPPSIQESMEKQMKADREKRAMILTAEGTREASIKTAEGQKQSQILSAEGAKQSAILSAEGERQARILRAQGERAASYLQAQGQAKAIEKVFAAIKSGKPTPELLAYQYLQTLPQMAQGDANKVWLVPSDFGDALKGFAKTLGAPGQDGVFRYEPSDDSADHSRPEDDSDEVADWFDTTTDPAIEQAVRAAEADARKPVDGPDEYRALPYDDPAGLPATATYQQDPHRSR, from the coding sequence ATGGCTGTCTCCGCGCTCGTGCTGCTGCTCGCGCTGGTCCTGTTGGTGGCGGTGGTGGTGTTCAAATCGGTGGCTCTGGTGCCACAGGCCGAGGCTGCGGTGATCGAACGGCTGGGACGTTATTCCCGCACCGTCTCGGGTCAGTTGACTTTCCTGGTGCCGTTCGTCGACCGTATCCGGGCCAAGGTCGACCTGCGTGAGCGGGTGGTGTCCTTCCCGCCGCAACCGGTGATCACCCAGGACAACCTGACCCTGCATATCGACACCGTCGTCTACTTCCAGGTGACCAGCCCGCAGTCGGCGGTCTACGAGATCAGCAACTACATCGCCGCGGTCGAACAGCTCACGGTGACCACGTTGCGCAACGTGGTCGGCGGCATGACCCTGGAAGAGACGCTCACCTCGCGCGACCAGATCAACGGCCAGCTACGGGGCGTGCTGGACGAGGCCACCGGCCGCTGGGGGTTGCGGGTCGCCCGGGTGGAGCTCAAGAGCATCGATCCGCCGCCGTCGATCCAGGAATCGATGGAGAAGCAGATGAAGGCCGATCGGGAGAAGCGGGCGATGATCCTGACCGCCGAGGGCACCCGGGAAGCCTCGATCAAGACCGCCGAGGGGCAGAAGCAAAGCCAGATCCTGTCCGCCGAGGGCGCCAAGCAATCCGCCATTTTGTCCGCCGAGGGCGAGCGGCAGGCGCGGATCCTGCGCGCGCAGGGCGAGCGGGCCGCGAGCTATCTGCAGGCACAGGGGCAGGCGAAGGCGATCGAGAAAGTCTTCGCGGCAATCAAATCCGGTAAGCCCACGCCGGAGCTGCTCGCGTATCAGTATCTGCAGACGCTGCCGCAGATGGCCCAGGGTGATGCGAACAAGGTGTGGCTGGTGCCGAGTGATTTCGGTGATGCGCTGAAGGGCTTCGCCAAGACCCTCGGCGCGCCCGGTCAGGACGGCGTGTTCCGCTACGAGCCGAGCGACGACAGCGCTGATCATTCTCGCCCGGAGGATGATTCGGACGAGGTTGCAGACTGGTTCGACACCACCACCGACCCGGCCATCGAACAGGCGGTACGGGCTGCCGAGGCCGATGCGCGCAAGCCGGTCGACGGGCCGGACGAGTATCGCGCGTTGCCCTACGACGATCCGGCCGGCTTGCCCGCCACGGCGACCTACCAGCAGGATCCGCACCGGTCGAGGTGA
- a CDS encoding NfeD family protein, which yields MSAWIWLIAGILLVAAEALTGDLVLLMLGGAALATAGVTAVTDLPVVVDALIFGCAALLLLLGVRPQLQRRFGAPPPTPTNVAALPGRSALVLEDVGAHQGQVRLDGDVWTARPLDESEVYPAGSTVTVMKIDGATAVVWKGA from the coding sequence GTGAGCGCGTGGATCTGGCTGATAGCGGGCATTTTGCTGGTCGCTGCCGAAGCGCTGACCGGTGATCTGGTTCTGCTCATGCTCGGCGGCGCTGCGCTGGCCACGGCCGGAGTCACAGCGGTCACCGACCTGCCGGTCGTCGTCGACGCGCTGATCTTCGGTTGTGCCGCACTGCTGTTGCTGCTCGGTGTCCGGCCGCAGTTGCAGCGCCGGTTCGGGGCGCCGCCGCCCACGCCGACCAACGTTGCCGCATTGCCCGGCCGATCTGCGCTCGTGCTCGAAGACGTCGGGGCACACCAAGGCCAGGTCCGGCTGGACGGGGACGTATGGACCGCCCGGCCGCTGGACGAATCCGAGGTGTACCCGGCCGGAAGTACCGTCACCGTGATGAAGATCGACGGAGCGACCGCCGTCGTCTGGAAAGGTGCCTGA
- a CDS encoding DUF3097 domain-containing protein → MSSRSGYGDIFAGHARTKRTPVPRVAATPDLVVEDAEGGFCGAVVGFDRSYDGEFVKLEDAQGRVRLFALREAAFLIDGKPVTLVRPVTRPAAPESARSASGSTRVAGLRAKVALPSRIWVEGVHDAALVERVWGHDLRVEGVVVEHLAGLDNLADRLAEFRPGPGRRVGVLVDHLVTGSKETGLTAGLGPDVLVTGHPYIDVWEAVRPAAVGIAEWPRVPRGEDWKTGVCRRLGWGTPQDGWRRVYGAVTSFRDLEAPLIGAVERLVDFVTIDNLSGS, encoded by the coding sequence GTGTCATCTCGTTCCGGTTACGGCGACATCTTCGCCGGTCACGCTCGCACCAAGCGCACCCCGGTGCCCCGGGTGGCGGCCACCCCCGATCTCGTGGTCGAAGATGCCGAGGGGGGCTTCTGTGGCGCGGTGGTCGGGTTCGATCGCAGTTACGACGGGGAGTTCGTCAAGCTGGAAGACGCGCAGGGTCGAGTTCGGCTGTTCGCGCTGCGCGAAGCGGCGTTCCTGATCGACGGCAAGCCCGTCACACTGGTCCGCCCGGTCACCCGGCCGGCGGCACCGGAATCCGCTCGATCCGCGTCCGGCTCCACCCGGGTTGCCGGCCTGCGCGCGAAAGTGGCCTTACCCAGCCGAATCTGGGTCGAAGGGGTGCACGACGCCGCGCTCGTCGAGCGAGTCTGGGGGCATGACCTGCGGGTGGAAGGGGTGGTGGTCGAACATCTGGCGGGCCTGGACAACCTGGCCGACCGGCTGGCCGAGTTCCGGCCCGGACCCGGGCGTCGGGTCGGCGTGCTGGTCGACCACCTGGTGACCGGCTCGAAAGAGACCGGGCTGACGGCGGGTCTGGGGCCCGACGTGCTCGTCACCGGCCACCCCTACATCGACGTCTGGGAGGCGGTACGGCCGGCGGCGGTCGGCATCGCCGAATGGCCGCGAGTGCCCCGTGGCGAGGACTGGAAAACGGGGGTCTGCCGACGACTCGGCTGGGGCACCCCACAGGACGGCTGGCGCCGGGTGTACGGCGCGGTAACGAGCTTCCGCGACCTGGAGGCGCCGTTGATCGGGGCGGTCGAACGGCTGGTCGATTTCGTGACGATCGACAATTTGTCCGGTTCGTAG
- a CDS encoding VOC family protein: MPVRHEVWPAGTPNWVDLSAADPAKAAEFYASLFGWTNEASGVEFGDYIMNFKDGEAVAGIGPKPVPEMPANWSTYLASDDADATATAIQAAGGTLQMDPFDVGEFGRMFFAVAPDGASFGIWQAKQHTGATRYNEDGALAWNELHSNDLDAARAFYTAVFGYEYDDLTNPEFTYFVAKRAGETAGIGGMCGNEMAPPGTPSHWLTWFAAADCDAATARAVELGANQLMPPTDSPFGRMSIVAGLEGEMFGLIDVATTVGEMPDAAGS, translated from the coding sequence ATGCCTGTACGCCACGAGGTTTGGCCGGCCGGAACACCGAACTGGGTGGATCTGTCCGCGGCCGATCCTGCGAAAGCCGCCGAGTTCTACGCATCGCTGTTCGGCTGGACGAACGAAGCGTCCGGAGTGGAGTTCGGTGACTACATCATGAATTTCAAGGACGGCGAAGCGGTCGCCGGGATCGGTCCGAAGCCGGTTCCGGAGATGCCGGCGAACTGGTCGACCTACCTCGCATCCGACGATGCCGACGCCACCGCGACCGCGATCCAGGCGGCCGGCGGCACGCTGCAGATGGATCCGTTCGATGTGGGCGAGTTCGGCCGGATGTTCTTCGCGGTCGCGCCGGATGGGGCAAGCTTCGGTATCTGGCAGGCCAAGCAGCACACCGGCGCCACCCGGTACAACGAAGACGGCGCGCTGGCCTGGAACGAGCTGCACTCCAACGACCTGGATGCGGCCCGCGCGTTCTATACCGCCGTGTTCGGTTACGAATACGACGATCTCACCAACCCCGAGTTCACCTACTTCGTCGCCAAACGTGCCGGCGAGACCGCGGGTATCGGCGGTATGTGCGGCAACGAGATGGCGCCGCCCGGAACGCCGTCGCACTGGCTGACCTGGTTCGCCGCCGCCGACTGCGATGCCGCCACGGCACGTGCCGTCGAGCTCGGGGCGAATCAGCTGATGCCGCCGACGGACAGCCCGTTCGGCCGGATGTCCATCGTGGCCGGGTTGGAAGGGGAGATGTTCGGTCTGATCGACGTGGCCACCACGGTCGGTGAGATGCCGGACGCAGCCGGTTCCTGA
- a CDS encoding ferrochelatase yields MTDALLLLSFGGPEGPDDVIPFLENVTRGRGVPRARLDAVAEHYLHFGGVSPINRLNRELIAAVEAELRAAGLDLPVYFGNRNWHPLVEDTVARMHDDGVRSALVFATSAWAGYSGCRQYHEDIARARAAVPNAPELRKLRQFYDHPLFVAAVADGITAAAATLGRPARLVFTAHSVPTRADDQAGPPDAGGGLYHRQVVEAARLAAAAAGYPEYDVVWQSRSGPPQVPWLAPDIVDHLDALAASGTGAVIVCPVGFVSDHMEVIWDLDHEARLRAAELGIGYVRAATPGADPRFARMVVELVAEQCSGGSARRLGAEPGWGSGTDGAICALHCCGA; encoded by the coding sequence GTGACCGACGCGCTGCTGTTGCTGTCGTTCGGTGGCCCGGAAGGTCCCGACGACGTGATTCCCTTCTTGGAGAACGTCACTCGGGGTCGCGGTGTGCCGCGGGCCCGGCTGGACGCAGTTGCCGAGCACTACCTGCACTTCGGCGGTGTGTCGCCGATCAACCGGTTGAACCGGGAGTTGATCGCGGCGGTCGAGGCCGAGTTGCGCGCCGCCGGGCTGGATCTACCGGTGTATTTCGGTAACCGGAATTGGCACCCGCTGGTCGAGGACACCGTGGCCCGGATGCACGACGACGGCGTCCGGTCCGCGCTGGTGTTCGCCACATCGGCGTGGGCCGGCTACTCCGGGTGCCGGCAATACCACGAGGACATCGCGCGCGCCCGGGCCGCGGTACCGAACGCACCGGAGCTGCGGAAGCTGCGGCAGTTCTACGACCACCCGCTGTTCGTCGCCGCTGTTGCCGACGGGATCACGGCGGCCGCGGCAACCCTGGGACGGCCGGCGCGGCTGGTATTCACCGCGCATTCGGTGCCGACCCGGGCCGACGATCAGGCCGGCCCGCCGGACGCCGGCGGCGGTCTCTACCACCGTCAGGTCGTCGAGGCCGCGCGGTTGGCCGCCGCGGCAGCGGGCTACCCCGAATACGACGTGGTCTGGCAGTCCCGGTCCGGTCCGCCCCAGGTCCCCTGGCTCGCGCCGGACATCGTGGATCACCTGGATGCGCTCGCAGCGTCCGGGACCGGCGCCGTGATCGTCTGTCCGGTCGGCTTCGTCTCCGATCACATGGAGGTGATCTGGGACCTCGACCACGAGGCGCGCCTGCGCGCGGCCGAGTTGGGTATCGGATACGTCCGTGCGGCGACGCCCGGTGCCGATCCGCGTTTCGCGCGCATGGTGGTCGAGCTGGTCGCCGAGCAGTGCTCCGGGGGATCGGCGCGACGTCTGGGCGCCGAGCCGGGCTGGGGGAGCGGAACCGACGGCGCGATCTGCGCGCTGCATTGCTGCGGCGCATAG
- the inhA gene encoding NADH-dependent enoyl-ACP reductase InhA: MSGLLDGKTVLITGIITDSSIAFHAAAMAQEQGAKVIITGIPARLRLIDRIAKRLPAEVPPAIPLDVTSEEDLGALADRVAEHAPDGVDGVLHSIAFAPKSLLGPDMLPFLDGPGPDAAKAFEVSAWSYAALARAVLPVMNEGGSIVGMDFDPRRAMPYYNWMSVAKAALESVNRYVAREVGEAKRIRSNLVAAGPIKTLAAKAIAGTATDDAKQLNQLDTYWDGASPIGWSVDDPSVVAKSIVTLLSDWLPGTTGSIVYVDGGASHNIWFPEGFGTR; encoded by the coding sequence ATGAGCGGATTGCTCGACGGCAAGACCGTACTGATCACCGGCATCATCACCGACTCGTCGATCGCGTTCCATGCGGCCGCGATGGCCCAGGAGCAGGGCGCGAAGGTGATCATCACCGGGATTCCGGCACGGCTGCGGTTGATCGACCGGATCGCCAAACGCCTGCCGGCCGAGGTACCGCCCGCGATACCGCTCGACGTGACCAGCGAGGAGGATCTCGGCGCGCTGGCCGATCGGGTCGCCGAGCATGCGCCGGACGGGGTCGACGGGGTACTGCACTCGATCGCGTTCGCCCCGAAGTCGTTGCTCGGACCCGACATGTTGCCGTTCTTGGACGGACCGGGCCCGGACGCGGCCAAAGCATTCGAGGTATCGGCGTGGAGCTATGCCGCACTGGCCCGCGCGGTGCTCCCGGTGATGAACGAGGGCGGTTCCATCGTCGGGATGGACTTCGACCCGCGCCGGGCGATGCCGTACTACAACTGGATGAGCGTGGCCAAGGCGGCACTGGAGTCGGTGAACCGGTACGTCGCGCGAGAAGTGGGCGAGGCCAAGCGGATTCGCTCCAATCTCGTTGCTGCCGGGCCGATCAAGACGTTGGCGGCGAAAGCAATCGCCGGCACCGCCACCGATGATGCGAAGCAGCTGAACCAGCTCGATACCTATTGGGACGGCGCCTCGCCGATCGGGTGGAGTGTGGACGACCCGAGCGTCGTGGCCAAATCGATCGTGACGCTGCTGTCGGACTGGCTGCCCGGCACCACCGGCTCGATCGTGTACGTCGACGGTGGCGCCAGCCACAACATCTGGTTCCCCGAGGGCTTCGGTACCCGTTGA